One genomic segment of Ancylobacter sp. IITR112 includes these proteins:
- a CDS encoding TIGR02217 family protein has translation MPGFHEALFPLDIALGAAGGPERATEIVTTLTGHEERNTRLAHSRRRWDAGYGVTSLAQLSTVVAFFEERRGRLFGFRWRDRLDHASGAPGAAVTPLDQALGSGTGARAQFQLVKTYGGAHAPYQRPIAKPVAGSVRVAVNGAERVAGTHFSLDTAAGLISFLPGHVPALGASVTAGFLFDVPVRFDTDFLEVNLSAFEAGAIPRIPILEIRP, from the coding sequence ATGCCCGGCTTTCACGAGGCGCTGTTTCCGCTCGACATCGCGCTCGGCGCGGCGGGCGGGCCGGAGCGGGCGACGGAAATCGTCACCACGCTGACCGGCCACGAGGAGCGCAACACGCGGCTCGCTCATTCCCGCCGGCGCTGGGATGCCGGCTATGGCGTCACCTCGCTGGCGCAGCTTTCCACTGTTGTCGCCTTTTTCGAGGAGCGGCGCGGCCGGCTGTTCGGCTTTCGCTGGCGCGACCGGCTCGACCACGCCTCCGGCGCGCCGGGGGCGGCGGTGACGCCGCTCGACCAAGCGCTGGGCAGCGGCACCGGAGCGCGCGCGCAATTTCAGTTGGTGAAAACCTATGGCGGCGCGCACGCGCCCTATCAGCGCCCCATCGCCAAGCCGGTCGCCGGCTCGGTGCGGGTGGCGGTGAACGGGGCGGAGCGGGTGGCGGGCACGCATTTCAGCCTCGACACGGCGGCCGGGCTCATCAGCTTCCTGCCCGGCCATGTGCCGGCGCTGGGGGCCAGCGTGACCGCCGGCTTCCTGTTCGATGTGCCGGTGCGCTTCGACACGGATTTTCTCGAAGTGAACCTCTCCGCTTTCGAGGCCGGGGCGATCCCGCGCATTCCCATTCTGGAGATACGGCCGTGA